The DNA segment CTGACACTTTCAGAGCAGGTACACGGCTGCATATGTCTAAACACAGCTGTAACACCTTTGATAACTGAtttatctatttgttttttagGTGCCTTTGAtcagctgaaacaaaatgcaacaaaagcCAGAATCCCCTTCTACGGCAGGTGAGCTGCTTTCTGTTATCTAAAGTCATTTCTGTGACCCACACATTTGACATGTTGCTTTATTGTCTTAAAAGAATAGTTTTCCTGAAATGCTTAGCTTGTTGGATTACACACTGCATGCAAACGGCTTCTGCTGTGTTCAGTTACACGGAGATGGATCCAGTGGTCATTGCAGCTGAAGGTGTGGAAAAGTTCAAAGCAGAAAACTTTGAGATCATCATCGTGGACACAAGTGGgcgacacaaacaggaagagtctCTGTTTGAGGAGATGCTTCAAGTGTCAAACGCTGTGGTGAGTGTTGGAGTCCGTTGCGAGGACAGATTCTTGCTGCCGATTGGTGGTGACGTCTGTGTTCTTCTGTTATTCCGCAGCAACCAGACAACATTGTGTATGTGATGGACGCCTCCATCGGTCAGGCCTGCGAGGCCCAGGCCAAGGCCTTCAAAGATAAAGTGGACGTCGCTTCCGTCATCGTCACCAAGTTGGATGGACACGCTAAAGGAGGTGGAGCCTTGAGCGCGTAAGAACGTGAACCTCCAGTTTTGCGGTTTCATTTTACAATtagttgtattttttattccaATGAAGTTGATTGAGAATTTTACTGAATGATCCTGGCCAGTCACAGCGCGGCGGAggctatgtttgttttttcctcattgACAGAACACTTTCAAAATggacaaatgtatttcaatgaaactttcggGGTCAGTTGGACATGTGCATACTTCTAGTGATGGTCTACGGTACATCAATCCAGTGGAATAAATGTGATTTAGCTGCTCCTAAAGGGTTGCGGTCAGGTGTTTTGTCAGATCCAGATACTGTTAATGTCACGTTTGTGACTTTTGCCATCATTTCACTGTGAGCCCAGTTCTAATGAAGATGGCAGTGGATGTGTGCATCAtgtctgtcttgtctttcaGTGTGGCGGCCACCAGGAGTCCCATCATCTTCATCGGCACAGGCGAGCACATCGACGACTTTGAGCCCTTCAAGACACAGCCCTTCATCAGCAAACTGCTGGGTAAGGCTCCTTCCTGGTGGGTGTCACGCTGGTGAGCGTGACGGTGCGCTGACCTGTCCCTCCTCCCCTCAGGAATGGGAGACATTGAAGGATTGATCGACAGAGTGAATGAACTGAAGCTGGACGACAACGAGGAGCTGATCGACAAACTGAAACACGGTGGGAGCTCAGACTGAAATGACGGTAGCAACATAATGTGACCTCTGCCCTCTGGTCTGCAGGCCAGTTTACGCTCAGAGACATGTACGAGCAGTTCCAGAACATCATGAAGATGGGGCCCTTCGGACAGATCATGGTACCACACCAGTCCTGACCTCGCGCTGGTGCCAGGCAGCAGTGCAGCCATCTGTGTTTTGTCTTCCAGGGCATGATTCCTGGCTTTGGCACGGATTTCATGAGCAAAGGAAACGAGCAGGAGTCCATGGCGCGTCTCAAGAGACTCATGACGATCATGGACAGCATGAACGACCAGGGTAAGACATAAGACACGTTGGTGTGCCCCGTCGTACCTGGGCTCACTGCATCTCTGTGGTGTCGTCCAGAGCTGGACAGCAAAGATGGAGCCAAGCTGTTCAGCAAGCAGCCCAACAGGATCCAGAGGGTGGCGCGCGGCTCGGGGGTGGCTGCCCGGGACGTGCAGGAGTTGCTGACTCAGTACACCAAGTTTGCCCAGATGGTGAAGAAGATGGGTGGCATCAAAGGGCTCTTCAAAGGTCGCTCTCTGTCCACTCACTGGCGGAACTCACGGGTGGGTTACGTGTTCGTCTGACTCGCATCTCCATTGTGCTCAGGAGGGGACATGTCCAAGAACGTCAACCAGTCTCAGATGGCCAAACTCAACCAGCAGATGGCCAAGATGATGGATCCGCGGGTCCTGCACCACATGGGTCTGTCCCATTGACCAGCACCGACGAAGGAGTTCTGTGGCCTCATGGAGTGTTTGTTGTTGCAGGTGGAATGGCCGGACTCCAGTCCATGATGCGGCAGTTCCAGCAGGGCGCTGCTGGCAACATGAAAGGCATGATGGGCTTCAACAACATGTGACCTGACCGACCCCCTTCTACGGCCTTCGAACAGTTGAGCTGAGGACTGGGCTTGTGGGTGGAGAGCACCTATGGTCTGCTGCTCTGTTTCACCCAACATTGTAGATCGCTAAGAAAGTACAAAAGATATAAAGAAACCGTCTGAGGAGTTTATGTGATGAGGAGCCATGAAGAGTCTTGAGGCGGCAGATCTTTTCTAATTTAACTTGTCTATGTAAAGGATATAAGAAGCTGCTGCACTAAAGTGATGACATCTGGTTTTCAGTGACAGTATTTTTGTCCTAATAAACGTTTTTATTCCACATCTTCAGCGGGTGGTTTCCCTTTCTGTAACTCCGCTGGTTTCAGTACGCTGTGGGGGAGTGGTCCTCAAATCCTCGTCAGAGTGAGTCCTCTTACTCTGGCCCTACCTTTGTATTGACGTGGCGACTGGCCGCCGCCATGTTGTTTTGCTTCGTTGTCAGAggagcggcagcagcggcagccgTGCGGCGGTGAGTCACTTATTAACCACCTTATCTGGTCctggcttcaccttcagctctTCAAATCGCTCCTCTGTGCAGACAAGCCGTGTTTGTGAGGCGGGTTGCCTGGTGTGAACAGCAGGCGCGGGTGTTGTTGCTGTGCTGTTGAGCTAGCTGCGCTACACAGGTGAACTTGTCAGTGAGGAGTTCGACTTGGGACCTGATCGTGGAAACATCTGCACGTTTCTGCGTCACCACGGAAACACCATTATCGATCACCAGCGCAGCCTGAGCGACTTGTCAAACTCCAGACCAGCGTGTTAAGTGCTACTCTGTGTGGCTGTTTATGAACAGTCGTCACCTGGAAGCGACGTGTTTATTCAAGTAGTCTGCCGAGTAAATACTGGAGTTGTGCGCCACATATTGATGCTGCCGGCTCACTCGGCTCCTGAGCTCCAGGTGGTGACCCGATCCGCAGAGGCGAGCCTCCCCGGCATGTCAGGGCTGCTCGCAGCTCAAGCATCGCTTTGGGTGTCTGGGGTTGAAGGCGTTGCGTTCACGTGTCGTTCAAATGCTTGAATGATGCCAAGAGGTCTTGGTCTGAACCGCTAATGGCTTTGGCAAAGCGAGCGGACGGACAGCAGAGAACCGAATACAGACAGGATATAACCGTGAGCAGAACGCGTGTTCGGGTGGTGCCCCACAGAACAGGGATGGATATAGCGATGTCAGAGGCCAACATCAGTTGTCATCGCAAGAGAGGCTGCTGATATTCACAAGGAGGACTTCACTTTCGATTTAAACCGGCGTTGTTCCTCTTTGTAAATTCTTATCACTTAAAAAATGGCAGTGGTGGCGAGATGAAGCTTCTTGAGGCATCCAGAGGACTTGGCTCGACTCATGAGGCGACTCTTCAAGAGGGTCCACTTGCGCTCTGGCTccaccaagtggacattaaatataAGCGTCCGCAAGCATGGACTGGTGTTGCCCTGAGCTTCCAGTAGGATTCTCTTCAACAATGTAAGACATAGATGGGGGTCAATGCTGtgatggtgtttgagaagacatggatAAGATGGACACACACGCGCAGcaaaattgaatttcaattaaCTTTATTCAAAGAtcgattttttttccaactgtttttggactgagcCTGTTCCTTTGTTCCCTTGACAGAATTTGACAGAAGCTGAAGTGTTCCCAAGCCAAGGGGAAgactttctcttttctctcgATGGTTCCATGACAGCAGTGGTCGATAATCGATacacagctgctcacaaaacGCTGAACCTCCGTTGTGCTTCGTGCGGCTTGACTCTGAATGATGGAGTTGTGATGCTGACGGCGCCTCTCTCCTGCAGCATGCATCCGTTTGACGTCTGAGTGAGTTGCCATGGCGACCTTTGCGGAATACATCGCTCAGAACGAGGACCGTGACGGGGTGCGCTTCAGCTGGAACGTGTGGCCGTCCAGCCGCTTGGAAGCCACCCGCATGGTGGTGCCGGTGGCGGCCCTCTTGACGCCGCTGAAGGAGCGGCCCGACTTGCCTCCCATCCAGTACGAGCCGGTGCTCTGCAGCCGGGCCACCTGCCGGGCCGTCCTCAACCCTCTCTGGTAGGCCCTGTCTGATGTCACGGTGCTCCTGCCGGACACTCACCTGCATCTCTGCCGCAGCCAGGTGGACTACCGTGCCAAACTGTGGGCGTGCAACTTCTGCTACCAACGGAACCACGTAAGTTTCCTGCGCGGGTCTTTGGTGTTCAGAACACTGCTCACTGCTTCCCTGTGGATCTAGTTCCCCCCATCCTACACTGGCATCTCTGAAGTCAACCAACCTGCGGAGCTGCTTCCCCAATTTTCCACCATCGAGTATGTCGTCCAGGTGAGTGTCAGAGGGACCAGTGCGGACCGACTCACCACCGCAGTCACGACGGTAACATGCTCTGGTGCTTGTCTTCAGCGGGGACCTCCCATGCCTCTGGTCTTTCTCTATGTGGTGGACACCTGCATGGAAGATGAAGACCTGCAGTCGCTGAAGGAGTCCCTGCAGATGTCACTGTCCCTGCTGCCTCCAACAGCGCTGGTCGGCCTCATCACCTTTGGACGCATGGTTCAGGTGCATGAGCTCAGCTGCGAGACCATGTCCAAGAGTTACGTCTTCAGAGGGACCAAGGACCTGAGTGCCAAGCACCTCCAGGTGAGTTCCAGCTGGGGAAGGGTGAGCCGTCCAGTCTGTGGCAGTCACTCAGGTCCCTGCTGCCTCTGCAGGAGATGCTGAATCTCACCAAACCTTCAGCGGCGCAGGGCCGAGGTCAGCAGGCTCCTCAGCAGCCGCCCTCCAACAGGTAGCCTCACACCTTCACCTGGCAGGAGCTTCTCCTCTCCAGCGTGACTGCAGGACCTGCTTATTTGTGTTCATGCCACAGGTTCCTCCAGCCGGTGCAGAAGATCGACATGAAGCTGACGGAcctcctgctggagctgcagcggGATCCCTGGCCCGTCACGCAGGGCAAGCGGCCGCTGCGCTCGCTGGGCGTGGCCATGTCCATAGCTGTGGGGCTGCTGGAGGTGAGGAGATGCACGGTTCCTGCTCTGCAGACGCCTGACTGAGCCCGGTTCTCCATCAACCCGTACAGTGTACGTTCCCCAACACTGGCGCTCGGATCATGACCTTTGTTGGAGGACCCGCCACCCAGGGTCCGGGCATGGTCGTGGGGGACGAACTGAAGACGCCCATCAGGTCGTGGCATGATATTGAGAAGGACAATGCCAAGTTCATGAAGAAGGCCACAAAGGTGAGGGTGATCCTTCACTGGAAACTGTTGTGAGATGAAGTTCACCACCCCTCCATGTTCAGCACTACGAGTCCCTGGCTCACAGAGCAGCCAACAACGGCCACATCATCGACATCTACGCCTGCGCTTTGGACCAGACCGGCCTGCTGGAGATGAAGTGCTGCCCCAACTACACCGGGTACGTTCACGCCTTCATCCGCCGCCAAGATGGGACCTA comes from the Synchiropus splendidus isolate RoL2022-P1 chromosome 16, RoL_Sspl_1.0, whole genome shotgun sequence genome and includes:
- the srp54 gene encoding signal recognition particle 54 kDa protein, which translates into the protein MVLADLGRKITSALRSLSNATIINEEVLNAMLKEVCAALLEADVNIKLVKQLRENVKDAIDLEEMASGLNKRRMIQHAVFKELVKLVDPGVKAWTPTKGKNNVIMFVGLQGSGKTTTCSKLAYYYQRKGWKTSLICADTFRAGAFDQLKQNATKARIPFYGSYTEMDPVVIAAEGVEKFKAENFEIIIVDTSGRHKQEESLFEEMLQVSNAVQPDNIVYVMDASIGQACEAQAKAFKDKVDVASVIVTKLDGHAKGGGALSAVAATRSPIIFIGTGEHIDDFEPFKTQPFISKLLGMGDIEGLIDRVNELKLDDNEELIDKLKHGQFTLRDMYEQFQNIMKMGPFGQIMGMIPGFGTDFMSKGNEQESMARLKRLMTIMDSMNDQELDSKDGAKLFSKQPNRIQRVARGSGVAARDVQELLTQYTKFAQMVKKMGGIKGLFKGGDMSKNVNQSQMAKLNQQMAKMMDPRVLHHMGGMAGLQSMMRQFQQGAAGNMKGMMGFNNM